Proteins from one Pseudomonas grandcourensis genomic window:
- the betA gene encoding choline dehydrogenase yields the protein MTTQKYDYIIIGAGSAGCVLANRLSEDPATSVLVLEFGGSDKSVVIQMPSAFSIPMNTKKYNWRYETEPETHLNGRRIHCPRGKVLGGSSSINGLVYIRGHALDFDEWESLGAEGWGYRNCLPYFKRAESYESGGDSYRGQTGPLHTTNGNHMKNPLYGAWVEAGAEAGYIKTEDCNGYMQEGFGAMHMTVKNGVRCSTANAYLRPAMGRPNLTVVTHAMTRQIILEGKRAVGVMYDHGGQTHQVYCNREVLISSGPIGSPHLLQRSGIGPADVLRKAGIGVRHDLPGVGENLQDHAEVYIQFGCKEPVTLNNKMDPLSKLMIGLRWLLFKDGLGATNHFEAGGFIRSEKGLRWPDIQFHFLPAAMRYDGNKPIKGHGFMVLTGPNKPKSRGYVRVRSADPYEHPEIRFNYLEREEDREGFRRCIRLTREIIGQKAMDRFRDGEIAPGAQVTSDEDLDAFVRDNLESTYHPCGSCRMGEDDMAVVDSELRVRGITGLRVIDSSVFPTEPNGNLNAPTIMLAERASDLVRGAQMLPSADVPVGLVEGWESSQRTSLPGRNVRV from the coding sequence ATGACTACGCAAAAATACGACTACATCATCATTGGCGCAGGCTCGGCAGGTTGTGTGTTGGCCAACCGCCTGAGCGAAGACCCGGCCACCTCGGTGCTGGTCCTGGAATTCGGTGGCAGTGACAAGAGTGTAGTGATCCAGATGCCGAGCGCATTCTCGATCCCGATGAACACCAAGAAGTACAACTGGCGCTACGAAACCGAGCCGGAGACCCACCTCAACGGCCGACGCATTCACTGCCCACGGGGCAAGGTGCTGGGCGGTTCGTCGTCGATCAACGGCCTGGTGTACATCCGTGGCCACGCGCTGGACTTTGACGAGTGGGAATCCCTGGGTGCCGAAGGCTGGGGCTATCGCAACTGCCTGCCGTACTTCAAGCGTGCCGAGAGCTATGAGTCGGGCGGTGACAGCTATCGCGGGCAGACCGGGCCGCTGCACACCACCAACGGCAACCACATGAAAAACCCGCTGTACGGTGCCTGGGTCGAAGCCGGCGCGGAGGCGGGCTACATCAAGACCGAAGACTGCAACGGCTACATGCAGGAAGGTTTCGGTGCCATGCACATGACCGTGAAGAACGGAGTGCGCTGCTCCACGGCCAACGCCTATCTGCGCCCGGCCATGGGGCGTCCGAACCTGACGGTGGTCACCCACGCGATGACGCGCCAGATCATTCTTGAAGGCAAGCGAGCGGTGGGTGTCATGTATGACCACGGTGGCCAGACCCACCAGGTGTATTGCAACCGCGAAGTGCTGATATCGTCCGGGCCAATCGGCTCGCCGCACCTGCTGCAACGCTCGGGCATCGGCCCGGCGGACGTCCTGCGCAAGGCCGGGATCGGCGTACGCCATGACCTGCCGGGAGTAGGGGAGAACCTGCAGGATCACGCCGAGGTGTACATCCAGTTCGGCTGCAAGGAACCGGTGACCCTCAACAACAAGATGGACCCGCTGAGCAAGCTGATGATCGGTCTGCGCTGGCTGCTGTTCAAGGACGGTCTGGGCGCCACCAACCACTTCGAGGCTGGTGGTTTCATCCGCTCCGAGAAGGGCCTGCGCTGGCCGGACATCCAGTTCCACTTCCTGCCTGCGGCGATGCGCTACGACGGCAACAAGCCGATCAAGGGTCATGGCTTCATGGTGCTGACCGGGCCGAACAAGCCGAAAAGTCGCGGCTATGTGCGCGTACGCTCGGCCGACCCGTATGAGCATCCGGAAATCCGCTTCAATTACCTGGAGCGGGAAGAGGACCGCGAAGGTTTCCGCCGCTGCATTCGCCTGACCCGCGAGATCATCGGGCAGAAAGCCATGGACCGCTTCCGCGACGGCGAAATCGCCCCGGGCGCCCAGGTGACCAGCGATGAAGACCTCGACGCCTTCGTGCGCGACAACCTGGAAAGCACCTACCATCCGTGCGGTTCGTGCCGCATGGGCGAGGACGACATGGCGGTGGTCGATTCCGAATTGCGCGTGCGCGGCATCACCGGTCTGCGGGTGATCGACTCGTCGGTGTTCCCGACCGAGCCGAACGGCAACCTCAATGCGCCGACGATCATGCTCGCCGAGCGTGCGTCCGATCTGGTGCGTGGTGCACAGATGTTGCCGTCAGCGGATGTGCCGGTGGGGTTGGTGGAGGGCTGGGAAAGCAGCCAGCGTACCTCCTTGCCAGGGCGCAACGTCCGCGTCTGA
- a CDS encoding GNAT family N-acetyltransferase: MAIQALRADASHIDQIAPLFDAYRMFYKQPSNLAQSRAFIAERLARDESVIFLAQDTDGENLGFVQLFPTFSSIDAHRTWLLGDLFTTSAARGKGVGTVLMNTARDFATLAGGKGMTLETATDNLTAQRLYESLGWVRDPGYYTYCLDLKKD, translated from the coding sequence ATGGCTATTCAGGCCCTGCGCGCCGACGCATCGCACATCGACCAGATCGCCCCCTTGTTTGACGCCTACCGGATGTTCTACAAGCAGCCGTCGAACCTTGCGCAATCGCGCGCCTTCATCGCCGAGCGACTCGCCCGGGATGAATCGGTGATATTTCTTGCCCAGGACACCGACGGTGAAAACCTCGGCTTCGTCCAGCTGTTCCCGACCTTTTCCTCGATCGATGCCCATCGCACCTGGCTGCTCGGTGATCTGTTCACCACGTCCGCCGCCCGGGGCAAAGGCGTCGGCACCGTGCTGATGAACACCGCCCGGGATTTTGCGACGCTGGCCGGTGGCAAAGGCATGACCCTGGAAACCGCCACCGACAACCTCACCGCCCAGCGCCTGTATGAATCCCTGGGCTGGGTGCGCGACCCCGGTTACTACACCTATTGCCTGGATCTGAAAAAAGACTGA
- a CDS encoding NIPSNAP family protein: MVTCYLKYVLDPYQLEAFEHYGKLWIPLVEKFGGQHHGYFLPSEGANNIALALFTFPSLADYEHYRQQSMNDPECIAAFKYAEEKKFILSYERSFMRPVLG, encoded by the coding sequence ATGGTGACCTGCTACCTGAAATACGTGCTCGATCCCTACCAGCTCGAAGCGTTCGAGCACTACGGCAAGTTGTGGATTCCCCTGGTGGAAAAGTTCGGCGGACAGCACCACGGCTATTTTTTGCCGTCGGAGGGCGCCAACAACATCGCCCTGGCGCTGTTCACCTTTCCCAGCCTGGCGGATTACGAGCATTACCGGCAACAGTCGATGAACGATCCGGAGTGCATCGCAGCGTTCAAGTACGCCGAAGAGAAAAAATTCATCCTCAGCTACGAGCGTTCGTTCATGCGACCGGTGCTTGGCTGA
- a CDS encoding ATPase codes for MKILTRLAVIALLLGSVASTASAFAEDARTCHLPPITAGQGSLQYGQTVGVLYSENTVENLQYLEQYHSVAVNGAKNALDARIRQAFVNSSDPDLAIDWLMGSLHHTFLSVTVYDNLEALVQAHPDVVVMLDTHNQLLTQRNDRVEARFAARFYDANLQYIGKAEGSVEKQLPSVWVHDKTAPEIAAQIEQQRDLQLTALKQFDASLKALVTAGLTAATN; via the coding sequence ATGAAAATCTTGACCCGACTGGCTGTGATTGCCCTGTTGCTGGGCAGCGTTGCATCCACCGCATCGGCCTTTGCCGAAGACGCACGCACCTGCCATCTGCCGCCCATCACCGCTGGCCAGGGCAGCCTGCAATACGGACAGACGGTCGGGGTGCTGTACAGCGAAAACACCGTGGAAAACCTGCAATACCTTGAGCAATACCACTCGGTGGCCGTCAACGGTGCGAAAAACGCACTGGACGCGCGGATTCGCCAGGCGTTCGTCAACAGCTCCGATCCGGACCTGGCCATCGACTGGCTGATGGGTTCGCTGCACCACACTTTTCTGTCGGTGACGGTCTACGACAATCTTGAAGCCCTGGTGCAGGCCCATCCGGATGTGGTGGTGATGCTCGATACCCACAACCAGTTGCTGACCCAGCGTAACGACCGGGTCGAGGCGCGTTTCGCCGCACGTTTCTACGACGCCAACCTGCAGTACATCGGCAAAGCCGAAGGCTCGGTGGAAAAACAACTGCCGTCGGTGTGGGTGCATGACAAGACCGCGCCCGAGATCGCCGCGCAAATCGAACAGCAACGCGACCTGCAACTGACCGCGCTGAAACAGTTCGATGCGTCGTTGAAGGCGCTGGTGACCGCCGGATTGACCGCAGCAACAAATTAA
- the ppk2 gene encoding polyphosphate kinase 2, protein MLSNQDTLIQRIHRELLDISDEELELELSEDGHNLDALFDEHIEDGSEKEARRRYFAELFRLQGELVKLQSWVVKTGHKVVILFEGRDAAGKGGVIKRITQRLNPRVCRVAALPAPNDRERTQWYFQRYVSHLPAAGEIVLFDRSWYNRAGVEKVMGFCNDDQYEEFFRTVPEFERMLARSGIQLIKYWFSISDQEQNLRFLSRIHDPLKQWKLSPMDLESRRRWEAYTKAKEIMLERTHIAEAPWWVVQADDKKKARLNCIHHLLSQMPYEEVELPVIELPQRERQKDYSRGPVPQEIIVPEIY, encoded by the coding sequence ATGCTTTCCAATCAAGACACCTTGATCCAGCGCATCCACCGCGAGCTGCTCGATATCAGTGACGAGGAGCTGGAACTGGAATTATCGGAAGACGGGCACAACCTGGACGCACTGTTCGACGAACACATCGAGGATGGCAGCGAGAAAGAAGCCCGGCGCCGTTACTTCGCCGAACTGTTTCGCCTGCAAGGCGAGCTGGTGAAATTGCAGAGTTGGGTGGTGAAAACCGGACACAAGGTGGTGATCCTGTTCGAAGGTCGCGATGCCGCCGGCAAGGGTGGCGTGATCAAGCGCATCACCCAGCGCCTCAACCCTCGGGTCTGCCGGGTGGCTGCCCTGCCCGCGCCCAACGACCGCGAGCGCACGCAGTGGTATTTCCAGCGCTACGTTTCGCACTTGCCCGCCGCCGGGGAAATCGTGCTGTTCGACCGCAGCTGGTACAACCGCGCCGGGGTCGAGAAGGTCATGGGGTTCTGCAACGACGACCAGTACGAAGAATTCTTCCGCACCGTGCCGGAATTCGAGCGCATGCTCGCCCGCTCCGGCATCCAGCTGATCAAGTACTGGTTTTCGATTTCCGACCAGGAACAGAACCTGCGCTTTCTCAGCCGCATTCACGACCCGCTCAAGCAGTGGAAGCTCAGCCCCATGGACCTGGAGTCGCGTCGTCGCTGGGAGGCCTACACCAAGGCCAAGGAAATCATGCTCGAGCGCACCCACATCGCCGAAGCGCCCTGGTGGGTGGTGCAGGCCGACGACAAGAAGAAGGCCCGCCTCAACTGCATTCATCACCTGCTCAGCCAGATGCCTTATGAAGAAGTCGAGCTGCCGGTGATCGAATTACCGCAACGCGAGCGCCAGAAAGACTATTCACGAGGGCCTGTACCGCAGGAAATCATCGTGCCGGAGATTTACTAA
- a CDS encoding Ppx/GppA family phosphatase — protein MKDAPLFAAIDLGSNAFRLMIGQSVRRNQQMVIQEVKTLREPVRLAEGLQGGALDELALDRGWQALARFGKKLRGFEAGRVRAVATSAVREADNAPLFLASAERHLGFRIDVISGHEEAQLVYAGVAHTLPAQTMRLVVDIGGGSTEMIIGRGDQLLVTESIAIGSGTFGARYFHGGRIVAEALLEAERAATVQFERIARRYRAMGWQQAVGSSGTARMLAKVLKANGLNDDGQSGITYGGLLRLSLRLLEVKHVKHLKLAGLPTHRLSILPGGLVVMLAAFKVFGITHMIASEPGLRFGVLHGLMSKH, from the coding sequence ATGAAAGACGCCCCGCTGTTTGCCGCCATCGACCTGGGTTCCAATGCGTTTCGCCTGATGATTGGCCAGTCGGTGAGACGGAACCAGCAGATGGTCATCCAGGAAGTGAAAACCCTGCGTGAACCGGTGCGTCTGGCCGAAGGCCTGCAGGGCGGGGCGCTCGATGAGTTGGCGCTGGACCGTGGTTGGCAGGCGCTGGCGCGATTCGGCAAGAAACTGCGCGGTTTCGAAGCCGGGCGCGTGCGGGCGGTGGCCACCAGCGCGGTACGCGAAGCGGACAACGCGCCGCTGTTCCTGGCCAGTGCCGAGCGTCACCTGGGTTTTCGCATCGACGTCATTTCCGGTCACGAAGAGGCGCAACTGGTCTACGCCGGCGTGGCCCACACCTTGCCGGCGCAAACCATGCGGCTGGTGGTGGATATCGGCGGTGGCTCCACGGAGATGATCATCGGCCGTGGCGATCAATTGCTGGTCACCGAGAGCATTGCCATCGGCAGCGGCACCTTCGGTGCGCGTTACTTCCATGGCGGGCGGATTGTGGCCGAAGCGCTGCTGGAGGCCGAACGCGCGGCCACCGTGCAATTCGAACGCATTGCCCGCCGTTACCGCGCCATGGGCTGGCAGCAGGCGGTTGGTTCCTCGGGGACCGCGCGGATGCTGGCCAAGGTACTCAAGGCCAATGGCCTCAATGATGACGGCCAAAGCGGCATCACCTACGGCGGCCTGTTGCGCCTGTCGTTGCGCCTGCTGGAAGTCAAACATGTGAAACACCTCAAGCTGGCCGGTTTGCCCACCCATCGCCTGAGCATCTTGCCGGGCGGTCTGGTGGTGATGCTGGCGGCGTTCAAGGTGTTCGGGATCACGCACATGATTGCGTCTGAACCGGGTCTGCGGTTCGGCGTGCTGCATGGATTGATGAGCAAACACTAA
- a CDS encoding arsenate reductase ArsC, with protein MTDPRRVLFVCARNDVRSPMAEALLRHIDPADFQAFSAGLEAYEIDPRTFESLDHIGVDASGLRSKSLEDFEGQAFDYVITLCDKSSEEASRMPFTGEVMVWSFEDPTISERHDPFRHTLQEIGDRIKMFVTVKTRPVPQAPSVSDSNTSRT; from the coding sequence ATGACCGACCCCCGTCGCGTGCTGTTCGTCTGCGCCAGAAACGATGTCCGCTCACCCATGGCCGAGGCCCTGCTGCGCCATATCGATCCTGCCGACTTCCAGGCCTTCAGCGCCGGGCTTGAGGCCTACGAGATCGACCCGCGCACGTTCGAATCCCTCGATCACATCGGTGTCGATGCCAGCGGCTTGCGCAGCAAGTCCCTCGAAGATTTCGAAGGCCAGGCATTCGACTACGTCATCACCCTGTGCGACAAGTCCTCCGAAGAGGCCTCACGCATGCCGTTTACCGGTGAAGTGATGGTCTGGAGCTTCGAAGACCCGACCATCAGCGAAAGACACGACCCTTTCCGCCATACCCTCCAGGAAATCGGCGACCGCATCAAAATGTTCGTCACCGTGAAAACCCGCCCTGTGCCCCAGGCGCCGTCAGTCAGCGATTCCAATACCTCCCGAACCTAA
- a CDS encoding cytochrome c family protein codes for MKKIAALTLALALTAGLFSTPTLAAGDVQAGEKVFKRLCSGCHQIGESARAFFGPQLNGVIGRHSAITTDYVYSDAMKSANLVWDRETLIAYLEAPKKVVPGTRMIFWGLSDPEKIEDLLAYLQTFPAQ; via the coding sequence ATGAAGAAAATCGCCGCCCTGACCCTCGCCCTGGCGCTCACCGCTGGCCTGTTCAGCACTCCCACCCTGGCTGCGGGCGATGTCCAGGCCGGGGAGAAAGTGTTCAAGCGCCTCTGCAGCGGCTGCCATCAGATCGGCGAATCGGCTCGCGCTTTCTTCGGCCCGCAGCTCAATGGCGTGATCGGCCGCCACTCCGCGATCACCACAGACTATGTGTATTCCGACGCGATGAAATCCGCCAACCTGGTCTGGGACCGCGAAACCCTGATCGCCTACCTCGAAGCGCCGAAGAAAGTCGTGCCCGGCACCCGCATGATTTTCTGGGGCCTCAGTGACCCGGAAAAAATCGAAGACCTGCTGGCTTACCTGCAAACCTTCCCGGCGCAATGA
- a CDS encoding LysR family transcriptional regulator has translation MLKHWPPLSTLRGFEAAARLGSFHKAADELHLTQSAISQQIRSLEAYLEQPLFHRSGRSVSLTDAGHDLLSTTQALLQQLAVGIRRLGQYQKPNQLVLNTTPAFARHWLLPRLGDFRRQHPQVDLWIFSTDEVPDMASQTIDLAVRDDISSQAECSFKVLHADRLYPACHPSLLAVPVEQRTTLHGEREMDWSHWAVESGIDVGQMDQGLNFSDPGLLLDAACTGLGIALVSQLLSRQARVTGLLQPMVEQTIRGPNWALLTHRDSENIAMARAFTQWLVDNLATEQQTTA, from the coding sequence ATGCTCAAACACTGGCCGCCCCTGAGCACCCTGCGCGGCTTCGAAGCCGCCGCCCGGCTGGGCAGTTTTCACAAGGCCGCCGACGAGTTGCACCTCACCCAATCGGCGATCAGCCAGCAGATCCGCAGCCTTGAGGCCTACCTGGAACAACCTCTGTTCCATCGCAGCGGGCGCAGCGTCAGCCTGACCGATGCCGGTCACGATCTGCTGAGCACCACCCAGGCATTGTTGCAGCAACTGGCGGTGGGCATTCGCCGGTTGGGGCAATACCAGAAACCCAATCAACTGGTACTCAACACCACTCCGGCGTTCGCCCGGCACTGGTTGTTGCCGCGTCTGGGAGATTTCCGTCGCCAGCATCCGCAGGTCGATCTGTGGATTTTCAGCACCGATGAAGTGCCGGACATGGCCAGCCAGACCATCGACCTGGCGGTGCGTGACGACATCAGCTCCCAGGCCGAATGCAGCTTCAAGGTGCTGCACGCCGACCGCCTCTACCCGGCGTGCCATCCGAGCCTGCTGGCAGTGCCCGTGGAGCAGCGCACCACCCTGCATGGCGAGCGGGAAATGGACTGGAGCCACTGGGCGGTGGAGTCCGGCATTGATGTGGGGCAGATGGATCAGGGACTGAATTTTTCCGATCCGGGGTTGCTGCTGGACGCGGCCTGCACCGGGCTGGGCATTGCGCTGGTGAGCCAGTTGCTGAGTCGGCAGGCGCGGGTCACCGGGCTGTTGCAGCCGATGGTGGAGCAAACCATCCGCGGCCCGAACTGGGCGCTGCTGACTCACCGTGACAGCGAGAACATCGCGATGGCGCGGGCCTTCACCCAGTGGCTGGTCGACAATCTGGCGACCGAGCAGCAGACCACGGCGTGA
- a CDS encoding agmatine deiminase family protein, with product MQQNEIQNSGWTMPAEWVTHAATWMVWPHNKTLWESGWRVTLPQVQEDFARVANAIARFEPVKLVVDPSAVARAKALCGPNIELIELAVNDSWCRDSGPSFVCHPQQGLAGVSWRFNAWGGKSAHDLDESLARRALNHLGLECFGTALSNEGGAIHVDGEGTLITTESVLLNPNRNPGVSKAEIEEIFTRLLGVKKTIWLPGDPDYVTGDMTDGHVDGVCAFARPGVLLVDATHDQSSVYAAVARENRRALELATDAQGRKFELIELYEATDAVDTEAEVFCASYTNFYIANGAIIMPAYGIDADKVAAEVLAQAFPGREVVPVRINHLAHGGGGVHCITQQQPAWPVRG from the coding sequence ATGCAGCAGAACGAAATTCAAAACAGCGGTTGGACGATGCCGGCCGAGTGGGTCACCCACGCCGCCACCTGGATGGTCTGGCCGCACAACAAGACCCTGTGGGAATCAGGCTGGCGGGTGACGCTGCCACAGGTTCAAGAAGACTTCGCCCGGGTGGCCAACGCCATCGCCCGTTTTGAGCCGGTGAAACTGGTGGTCGATCCGTCAGCCGTCGCCAGAGCCAAAGCCTTGTGCGGGCCGAATATCGAGTTGATCGAACTGGCGGTCAACGACAGCTGGTGCCGCGACTCCGGCCCGAGTTTCGTCTGCCATCCGCAGCAAGGCCTGGCCGGTGTGAGCTGGCGCTTCAATGCGTGGGGCGGCAAGTCGGCCCACGATCTGGATGAAAGCCTGGCCCGTCGTGCGCTGAACCATTTGGGGCTGGAGTGTTTCGGCACGGCGCTGAGTAACGAAGGCGGCGCGATTCATGTGGACGGCGAGGGCACGCTGATCACCACCGAATCGGTGTTGCTCAACCCCAATCGCAACCCGGGCGTGAGCAAGGCCGAGATCGAAGAGATCTTCACCCGTCTGCTGGGCGTGAAGAAAACCATCTGGCTGCCGGGCGATCCGGACTACGTGACCGGCGACATGACCGACGGCCACGTCGACGGCGTGTGCGCCTTTGCCCGCCCCGGCGTGTTGCTGGTGGACGCCACCCACGACCAGAGCTCGGTGTACGCCGCAGTCGCACGGGAAAACCGTCGCGCCCTTGAACTGGCCACCGATGCCCAGGGCCGCAAGTTCGAACTGATCGAACTCTATGAAGCCACCGACGCGGTAGATACCGAGGCCGAAGTGTTCTGCGCCTCCTACACCAACTTCTACATCGCCAACGGTGCGATCATCATGCCGGCCTATGGCATCGATGCCGACAAGGTCGCGGCCGAAGTGCTGGCGCAGGCATTCCCCGGACGCGAAGTGGTGCCGGTGCGGATCAACCATCTGGCCCATGGCGGCGGCGGTGTGCATTGCATCACCCAGCAACAGCCGGCCTGGCCGGTGCGGGGTTGA
- the aguB gene encoding N-carbamoylputrescine amidase, with product MTLLTIATTQMPCTWDLKHNLDQAEQLVREAAAKGAQVILLQELFATPYFCIEQHHKHLALAEEYRDSHVLQRFAALAKELGVVLPLSWYEKAGNAYFNSLSVADADGRLLGVYRKTHIPNAIGYQEKEYFSPGDSGFRVWDTAFGRIGLGICWDQWFPETARCLALMGAEVLLFPTAIGSEPGCATLDSRDHWQMTMRGHAAANLLPVVAANRVGREAATTDPTLQMNFYGSSFICNHKGKLLAEADRDSTGVLVHSLDLAAMREDRLTWGIYRDRRPEMYGALLTQDGRQIHSHWATQGV from the coding sequence ATGACACTGTTGACCATCGCCACCACCCAGATGCCTTGCACCTGGGACCTGAAACACAACCTCGACCAGGCCGAGCAACTGGTCCGCGAGGCCGCGGCCAAGGGCGCGCAGGTCATCCTGTTGCAGGAGCTGTTCGCCACGCCGTACTTCTGCATCGAGCAACACCACAAACACCTGGCACTGGCCGAGGAATATCGCGACAGCCACGTGCTCCAGCGCTTTGCCGCATTGGCCAAAGAGTTGGGCGTGGTGCTGCCGCTCAGCTGGTACGAGAAAGCCGGCAACGCCTACTTCAACTCACTGAGCGTGGCCGACGCCGACGGGCGTCTGTTGGGTGTGTATCGTAAGACCCACATCCCCAACGCCATCGGCTATCAGGAGAAGGAATACTTCAGCCCCGGCGACAGCGGTTTTCGGGTCTGGGACACCGCGTTCGGGCGCATCGGCCTGGGCATCTGCTGGGACCAGTGGTTCCCGGAAACCGCGCGCTGCCTGGCGTTGATGGGCGCCGAAGTGCTGCTGTTCCCGACCGCCATCGGCTCCGAACCGGGTTGCGCCACTCTCGATTCCCGGGATCACTGGCAGATGACCATGCGCGGCCACGCCGCCGCCAACCTGCTGCCCGTAGTGGCAGCCAACCGTGTCGGCCGGGAAGCGGCGACCACCGACCCGACCTTGCAAATGAACTTCTACGGCTCGTCGTTCATCTGCAACCACAAGGGTAAATTGCTCGCCGAAGCCGACCGTGACAGCACCGGGGTGCTGGTCCACAGCCTGGACCTGGCGGCCATGCGCGAAGACCGCCTGACCTGGGGCATCTACCGCGACCGCCGTCCGGAAATGTACGGCGCCTTGTTGACCCAGGACGGTCGTCAGATCCACTCACACTGGGCAACCCAAGGGGTGTGA
- a CDS encoding extracellular solute-binding protein, whose protein sequence is MNTINKLCLAMGLALTCAIPALHAEEKTLRLYNWADYFAEDTLSKFTAETGIKVIYDVMDGSETLEAKMLAGGSGYDLIFPGDTVAERLMRAGSLQPLDQSKITALSDVEPGLQKLRSHYEHSSQATVPYTWGTIGLTYNAEQIAQRAPDAPVNSLDMLFKPELAAKFADCGISMIDSPDEVLAVVLNYLGRDPRSAKPADLAAASEVLMKARPYIRKFQSQPVTDLVNGNLCMSLGYSGDMTQAQRASDSAGKKTTFHYRIPREGTTVWMDTMAIPVDARHPEYAYAFINFVMRPQNMAAISNFTGYPTSNAKARPDVDAAMRNNPDIYLDDATYARLIPGKDIPQADMRARMRTWTKFKTATVK, encoded by the coding sequence ATGAACACGATCAACAAGCTGTGCCTGGCCATGGGGTTGGCGCTGACCTGTGCGATACCTGCGCTGCACGCCGAGGAGAAAACCCTGCGGCTGTACAACTGGGCCGATTATTTTGCCGAGGACACCCTGAGCAAGTTCACCGCCGAAACCGGGATCAAGGTGATCTACGATGTCATGGACGGCAGTGAAACCCTGGAAGCCAAGATGCTCGCTGGCGGCAGCGGCTATGACCTGATCTTCCCCGGTGACACCGTGGCCGAACGCTTGATGCGCGCCGGCAGCCTGCAACCGCTGGATCAATCCAAAATCACCGCCCTGAGCGACGTCGAGCCCGGCTTGCAAAAGCTGCGCTCGCACTATGAGCATTCGAGCCAGGCCACGGTCCCGTACACCTGGGGCACCATCGGCCTGACCTACAACGCCGAGCAGATCGCCCAGCGTGCGCCGGACGCGCCGGTCAATAGCCTGGACATGCTGTTCAAGCCAGAACTGGCAGCGAAATTCGCCGACTGCGGCATCTCGATGATCGACTCGCCGGACGAAGTGTTGGCGGTGGTGCTCAACTACCTCGGCCGCGATCCGCGCAGCGCCAAGCCTGCGGATCTGGCGGCGGCGAGTGAGGTGCTGATGAAGGCGCGGCCATACATCCGCAAGTTCCAGTCGCAACCGGTGACCGACCTGGTCAACGGCAACCTGTGCATGTCCCTGGGCTACAGCGGCGACATGACCCAGGCGCAACGCGCGTCGGACAGCGCCGGCAAGAAAACCACTTTCCACTACCGCATTCCCCGTGAAGGCACCACGGTGTGGATGGACACCATGGCCATTCCCGTCGACGCCCGGCACCCGGAATACGCCTACGCGTTCATCAACTTCGTGATGCGCCCGCAGAACATGGCGGCCATCAGCAACTTTACCGGTTACCCGACCTCCAACGCCAAGGCTCGCCCGGATGTCGATGCCGCGATGCGCAACAACCCGGACATCTACCTCGATGACGCCACCTACGCGCGGCTGATTCCCGGCAAGGACATTCCCCAGGCCGACATGCGGGCACGCATGCGCACCTGGACCAAGTTCAAGACCGCTACAGTCAAATGA